In Nicotiana tabacum cultivar K326 chromosome 11, ASM71507v2, whole genome shotgun sequence, a single window of DNA contains:
- the LOC107796591 gene encoding uncharacterized protein LOC107796591 isoform X2, protein MAAASSATAIPFVEKSDFLKLQNGSDIRGVAVDGVEGEPLTLTEPVTEAIAAGFAGWLKKKYDSSKRLRVSIGHDSRISAQKLQDAVSQGLARAGVEVIQYGLASTPAMFNSTLTVDEEFSCPVDGSIMITASHLPYNRNGFKFFTRAGGLGKPDIKDILERAAEIYKNIANEDSKGAETAVSLSVKRVDYMSIYASNLVAAVRRAAGNIEKPLEGFHIVVDAGNGAGGFFVGKVLEPLGAITSGSQFLEPDGLFPNHIPNPEDKTAMKAITKAVLDNRADLGIIFDTDVDRSAAVDSSGREFNRNRLIALMSAIVLEEHPGTTIVTDSVTSDGLTTFIEKKLGGKHHRFKRGYKNVIDEAIRLNSVGEEAHLAIETSGHGALKENHWLDDGAYLMVKLLNKLASARTSGQGSGSKVLTDMVEGLEEPAVAVELRLKIDNQSDLIGGSFRDYGEAVLKQLENTVDSDAKLLKAPVNYEGVRVSGYGGWFLLRLSLHDPVLPLNIEAPSNEAAVKLAHDVLNAVKEFTALDTSALTKFVGA, encoded by the exons CGTTTGTTGAGAAAAGCGACTTTCTTAAGCTTCAGAATGGCAG TGATATACGTGGAGTAGCCGTTGATGGAGTTGAGGGAGAACCTCTTACTCTCACGGAGCCAGTTACAGAAGCAATAGCAGCAGGGTTTGCTGGCTGGTTGAAAAAGAAATATGATTCTTCTAAACGTCTAAGAGTCTCCATCGGTCATGACTCACGAATTTCTGCGCAGAAGTTGCAG GATGCAGTTTCTCAAGGACTTGCTAGAGCTGGAGTTGAAGTCATCCAGTATGG ATTGGCATCCACACCAGCCATGTTCAACAGCACTCTTACAGTAGATGAAGAATTTTCCTGTCCAGTGGATGGCTCCATAATGATTACAG CAAGCCATCTTCCCTACAACAGGAATGGGTTCAAATTCTTTACACGTGCTGGAGGTCTTGGAAAGCCAGACATCAAAGATATCTTGGAGCGAGCTGCAGAGATATACAAAAATATTGCAAATGAAGATTCTAAGGGGGCGGAAACAGCTGTTTCTCTATCTGTTAAAAGAGTGGATTACATGTCCATTTATGCCTCTAATCTTGTGGCAGCAGTCCGCAGAGCTGCAGGAAATATAG AAAAGCCACTGGAAGGATTCCATATCGTAGTTGATGCAGGGAACGGAGCAGGGGGATTCTTTGTA GGAAAGGTGCTTGAGCCTCTGGGTGCTATTACTTCTGGTAGTCAGTTCTTGGAACCAGATG GTTTGTTTCCCAATCATATACCTAACCCAGAGGATAAAACAGCCATGAAAGCTATCACCAAGGCAGTACTCGATAACAGGGCTGATTTGGGAATCATCTTTGATACAGATGTTGACAG GTCTGCAGCTGTGGATTCGAGTGGTCGTGAATTTAACCGAAATCGTTTGATTGCTTTAATGTCTGCAATTGTTTTGGAGGAA CATCCTGGGACCACTATTGTCACAGACAGTGTTACATCAGATGGGCTGACAACATTTATTGAAAAGAAACTAG GAGGGAAGCATCACAGGTTCAAAAGAGGATACAAGAATGTAATTGATGAAGCTATTCGTCTG AACTCTGTTGGTGAGGAAGCACATTTGGCTATTGAAACTAGTGGCCATGGAGCTCTAAAGGAGAATCATTGGCTTGATGATGGTGCATACCTTATG GTGAAGTTACTGAATAAGCTTGCATCAGCTAGAACATCGGGACAAGGAAGCGGCAGCAAAGTCTTGACTGACATGGTGGAGGGTCTTGAAGAACCAGCTGTTGCTGTTGAACTTAGACTAAAGATCGATAATCAATCAGATCTTATAGGAGG ATCCTTCCGTGATTATGGGGAAGCAGTGTTGAAGCAGCTTGAGAATACAGTTGACTCAGATGCTAAGCTTCTAAAAGCACCTGTTAACTATGAAGGG GTTAGAGTTTCTGGTTATGGAGGGTGGTTCCTTCTAAGACTTTCACTACATGACCCTGTTCTACCCCTTAATATTGAG GCACCAAGCAACGAGGCTGCTGTAAAACTTGCTCATGATGTGCTTAATGCTGTGAAAGAGTTCACCGCCCTTGATACCTCCGCCTTGACTAAGTTTGTTGGAGCATGA
- the LOC107796590 gene encoding GCN5-related N-acetyltransferase 4, chloroplastic encodes MWTVPLGRTTCIIGANNSLNLFLNPGSINIPFHFPASDFKASPKSFSSLPRRSGLCRASQIAELFPTTSPEVFVREARVEDCWEVAETHCSSFFPEYAFPLDFVLRIDRLIAMLFGFSIPNGCKRTCLVAVVGSRDEEACLIGTEELKLGGFDGRLSLNKGYVTGILTVDTVADFLPRKGPLRQRRKGIAYISNVAVRERYRRKGIAKKLVTKAEAQARSWGCRAIALHCDTSNPGAIKLYIGQGFRIIKVPEGANWPQPKTSPNMQFNLLMKLLDI; translated from the exons ATGTGGACAGTGCCACTTGGAAGGACAACATGTATAATTGGTGCTAATAATAGTCTGAATCTGTTCCTAAATCCGGGTTCTATCAACATCCCTTTTCACTTTCCTGCTTCCGATTTCAAGGCTTCTCCCAAATCTTTCTCTTCTCTCCCCAGAAGATCAG GTCTATGTAGGGCCAGTCAAATAGCTGAGCTTTTCCCAACGACATCACCTGAGGTTTTTGTAAGGGAAGCCAGGGTAGAGGACTGCTGGGAAGTAGCTGAGACTCACTGTAGCTCCTTCTTCCCTGAATACGCCTTCCCCCTAGATTTTGTGTTGAGAATTGACAGGCTGATTGCTATGCTTTTTGGATTCTCCATACCTAATGGTTGCAAGAGAACTTGTCTTGTTGCTGTGGTTGGCAGCAGAGATGAAGAGGCTTGCTTAATAGGTACAGAAGAATTGAAACTTGGAGGATTTGACGGGCGATTGAGTCTCAATAAGGGCTATGTGACTGGAATATTGACCGTGGATACTGTAGCTGATTTCCTTCCGAGAAAAGGACCCTTGCGGCAGAGAAG GAAAGGAATTGCCTATATATCAAATGTTGCAGTCCGGGAAAGATACCGCCGAAAAGGCATAGCAAAAAAACTTGTAACTAAAGCGGAGGCACAAGCCAGAAGCTGGGGATGCCGTGCAATTGCTTTACATTGTGACACTAGCAACCCTGGAGCCATAAAGTTATATATAGGACAAGGCTTCAGAATCATCAAAGTGCCAGAAGGAGCAAACTGGCCTCAACCCAAGACATCCCCAAATATGCAGTTCAATTTATTGATGAAACTACTGGACATATAA